The region AGCTCGCGTTCGCGGTGCTGTTCGGGATCTGTATCCTCGAAGGGGCGATGCTATTGCGGTTCATGCCGAGCGAGCTCGTCGTCCCGGCCGCGCTGGCGCTGATCGGATCCTCGATTCCCGAGGCGGCCGTGATCGTCGCCGTCGCGGTCGTCGGAACGACGGTCGGACAGTTTTGTCTGTTCTGTCTCGTCCGGCGCGCCGGCCGGGAGTACATCGTCCGGAAGCGGTGGTTTCCGATCACCGAATCGCGACTCGAACGGTTCGACGGCTGGTTCGACCGCTGGGGGGCCGTCGCCGTCCCCGTGAGCAATACGATGCTGTTCGTCCGCGGGCTGTTGACCGTCCCTGCCGGCCTCTCGGAGATGGACGGGCGAGCGTTCGTCGTGCTGTCGGCCGCCGGTTCGCTGTCCTTCCAGTCGATCCTCGCCGGCCTCTACCTGGCCGGGGGCTATCTGCTGGCGTGAATCAGTCGCCGCCCTGCTGGTAGACCGGCAGCCGGAACCGGACCCCCGCATCGCGGAGCCGCCACCTGATCTCGAGGCCGAGCCACGCCAGGCCGGTCAGGAGCGCGACCCCGACGGCGGCGAACTCGGACTGGCCCATCCAGACCGGCGTCGCGAACAGGAGGCCATTGTAGATCCGGTGGGGAAGGAGCGACTCGATGAGATCGCCCAGGTAGCCCAGTGGATCGAACCCGAAGCTGCTCCCGCCGTCACCGCCGCTCTCGTCGTCGACCGTCCGCGACTCGAGCCCGAGTTCGGCCGCGCTCTGTCCGCCCTCGCTTTCGTCGCCCGTCTCGAGGCGCTCGGACTCGTAGGGCAGCGTCGACTCGACCTGCCAGACGATCTCGCCGGACTCGTCGACCTCGATTACGCGGTTGCCGTGGGTGTCGGTGATCAGCGTGTTGCCGTTCGGGAGGCGATCGGCGTCGCGGGGCCACTGGATCCGGTCGTCCTCCCACTGCCAGGAGCGGGTCCACTCGCCGTCTTCGCGCTGAAACTCCTGGACGCGACCGTTCTCGGAGTCGGCGGCGATGATGGCCGGCCCACCCCGGTCCTCGGGGATGTAGTCGGGGTTGTGCTGTTCGTACTGGACGTCGTAGTCGTCCTCCTCGCCGAGCGTCCAGTCTTCCAGTAGCCCCTCCTCCCGATCGAGGAAGACGACCTGGTCCTGATTGCGGAGGCTGGCCATGATCCGGCCCTCCATCTCCCCGCTCTCGATGTACTCGACGTCGTTAATGTGGGCCCAGTCCTCTGGGTACGGGCCGCCCTCTTCGACGGGGAAGTCGCTCTGGGCGTCCCAGAGCCAGTCGACGACCTCCGTCTCCGTGTTCACGATGAAGACCTGGTCCGCGACGATGTCGGCGACGACGACGTGGGTCTCGTTGATCCGATCGACGTCGTGCCACTCGCCGGCGGTCTCCTTGTAGTCGTAGCGCTCGTAGAGGACCTCGACCTCACCGGTCTCGAGGTTGGCGCGCTCGATGACGTTCAGCGCGCACGGCGGGTCGCTACAGGTCGGTCCCTCGCTGTGGATCGTGTCCGTCGCGGCGTACTCGACGGTCAGCGGATCGCCCTCGACGGGGTCGACGTCGAAGTACTTCGTCCGCGTGTTGTTGTAGTAGCGCACCTCGCCCTCGGGCGTGTAGGCGGTAATCGTCCCGGCCCGCCCGGACTCGGTCACGACGGTGTGGTTCTCCGTCGGCGGGGCCTTCGGT is a window of Natrinema salifodinae DNA encoding:
- a CDS encoding aryl-sulfate sulfotransferase, whose protein sequence is MTDRSPLSLARLRSALSRNRLRIAFVVVILLSAAVVANASTSSLSTASEADVPKAPPTENHTVVTESGRAGTITAYTPEGEVRYYNNTRTKYFDVDPVEGDPLTVEYAATDTIHSEGPTCSDPPCALNVIERANLETGEVEVLYERYDYKETAGEWHDVDRINETHVVVADIVADQVFIVNTETEVVDWLWDAQSDFPVEEGGPYPEDWAHINDVEYIESGEMEGRIMASLRNQDQVVFLDREEGLLEDWTLGEEDDYDVQYEQHNPDYIPEDRGGPAIIAADSENGRVQEFQREDGEWTRSWQWEDDRIQWPRDADRLPNGNTLITDTHGNRVIEVDESGEIVWQVESTLPYESERLETGDESEGGQSAAELGLESRTVDDESGGDGGSSFGFDPLGYLGDLIESLLPHRIYNGLLFATPVWMGQSEFAAVGVALLTGLAWLGLEIRWRLRDAGVRFRLPVYQQGGD
- a CDS encoding DedA family protein, translated to MVPLQLEETPSWLESMFTSELAFAVLFGICILEGAMLLRFMPSELVVPAALALIGSSIPEAAVIVAVAVVGTTVGQFCLFCLVRRAGREYIVRKRWFPITESRLERFDGWFDRWGAVAVPVSNTMLFVRGLLTVPAGLSEMDGRAFVVLSAAGSLSFQSILAGLYLAGGYLLA